CCGTCCGGAGTGGATGAACTGGATTCAGTCATGCGATGTTCTGCAACTCGTAGTAGGGATTGTAAAGAACCTTGTGACCATCACGATCGGCAATCCGACCGCGGGCCTTTATAGTTCTGCCGGGTTCGATACCGGTGATCTGACGCCTGCCGAGCCAAACCAATGTCACCCCGTCGGTGCCGTCGTACAGCTCGGCTTCCAACGTGGGGACCGAAGCCTTGGGCGCCATACCGACGCAGCGGACTCGGCCCAGCACCTCCGCTTGTTCACCGCACTTGCAGTCGCACGCCCGCCTGGCTCCGCTCGCCCGCGACCTCTCGGAGAGGTCGTCGGCGTCGAGTTCGGCGACGTCGCTGGTGAGGCGACGTACGAGGCGGCGGAGGTAGCCGTCTCCGGTGTTGCTCATCTCGCGCTCCTGTGCGCAGTGGGCCAGTGTGCCCGCGCGGGTTCTCACCCGTGCGAGTTCAGCCTAGTCTCGTAGTCCAGCCTCGTGAGGGTAACGACGGTTCGAGCGAACGACTTCCGGCTTCGAACCACAGCCGGAGTACGAGCGTTCTCAGGCTCCCGCCTGCTCCTGCTGCTGCTGAATGTGCTGTGCGATCTCCTCGGGAAGCTCGATCGGCAACGGAGTGCGGACCGGCATGGGATCCGAACCGCGATCGACGACCGTCTCGTCGATGACCGCGTACAGTAGCTTCGTGCACGCATCGAGGTCCTCGGACGGGCTGGCCGCCACACCGCGCAGCAACCAACGAGGCCCGTCCACGCCGACGAACCGCAACGAGGTCCTGTCCGTGTCGGCCACGAGTTCGGTGTCCCAGATTCCCTGCTCGTGACGCACGTCGGCCCCGTCGGAACGCAACTGCTCGATCAGTTCCTGGCGCACCTCCTGCCAGAGGTCACCGGTTCGCGGAGCGGCGAACGCGCTGACGGTGAGCCGCCCGGAGGGAGTGAGCAGGTGCACGGCCCGCACCGGCCCCTCGGGATCGACCTCCACCTGCAACTGGCTGTTCTCCGGCACAGGCAACCGCACCGATCCGAGATCGAGCCGTTCGACCTCGTCATGCGGCGCCTCGTGCTTGTCATAGGGTCCGCCGTCGGGCGCGGAATCC
This portion of the Actinopolyspora lacussalsi genome encodes:
- a CDS encoding hypothetical protein (product_source=Hypo-rule applied; superfamily=50249) produces the protein MSNTGDGYLRRLVRRLTSDVAELDADDLSERSRASGARRACDCKCGEQAEVLGRVRCVGMAPKASVPTLEAELYDGTDGVTLVWLGRRQITGIEPGRTIKARGRIADRDGHKVLYNPYYELQNIA
- a CDS encoding hypothetical protein (product_source=Hypo-rule applied; pfam=PF12502); this encodes MFGWRRRDGRENDADGSDVSEDYHDGADSAPDGGPYDKHEAPHDEVERLDLGSVRLPVPENSQLQVEVDPEGPVRAVHLLTPSGRLTVSAFAAPRTGDLWQEVRQELIEQLRSDGADVRHEQGIWDTELVADTDRTSLRFVGVDGPRWLLRGVAASPSEDLDACTKLLYAVIDETVVDRGSDPMPVRTPLPIELPEEIAQHIQQQQEQAGA